One Hermetia illucens chromosome 4, iHerIll2.2.curated.20191125, whole genome shotgun sequence DNA segment encodes these proteins:
- the LOC119655860 gene encoding WD repeat-containing protein 74, whose translation MKWTTANSKNANYTENHEIYVGTHTGSFKKLDVAAENPHAQTNLQSIQTLTKDSKITALSYGNQEETEILIGRLNKFVKIYDLPSNEYTSNIELAESPIVGLNRYDGKLVAGFASGKLSILTDPEATVLTAGDCMSRMRQCAFDGKLVATGGKERQNNLKIFNLESMKQVFSSKNLPNDFLNLEVPTWDSDMAFLDVNRVSTCSRYGYVRYYDTRAQRRPVALYSAEDQMSFACLIAKDPYVYCGTTMGALKAFDTRNMKNFVHTYKGFTGSVSDLALDHSGKFIVSGSLDRYVRVHQTDSCVMLYQCYVKSKVTRVLVRDATAAVASRGEEDDSVLIVGEANGDEQSDDDDEYNALFDQMPTIRDAEKDGGDDLQSKVSKRKRKSKTNDVKKKKKH comes from the exons ATGAAGTGGACAACAGCCAACTCGAAAAACGCCAATTACACGGAAAACCATGAAATCTATGTGGGCACTCATACTGGCTCTTTCAAAA AGCTGGACGTTGCGGCTGAGAACCCACATGCCCAGACGAACCTTCAGAGTATCCAAACGTTAACAAAGGATTCGAAGATCACTGCTCTGAGCTATGGAAACCAGGAAGAGACTGAAATTCTAATAGGCCGGCTCAATAAATTCGTTAAAATTTACGACCTGCCTTCGAACGAGTACACAAGTAACATAGAATTGGCAGAGAGTCCAATCGTTGGTCTTAACCGGTACGATGGGAAACTGGTTGCGGGCTTTGCAAGCGGCAAGCTATCCATCCTAACAGATCCTGAGGCAACAGTGTTGACGGCGGGCGATTGTATGTCCCGGATGCGTCAGTGTGCCTTCGATGGGAAACTGGTTGCAACCGGCGGCAAGGAGCGGCAGAACAATCTGAAAATATTCAATCTGGAGAGCATGAAACAGGTATTCAGCTCTAAGAACTTGCCCAATGATTTTCTGAATTTGGAAGTTCCTACTTGGGACAGTGACATGGCCTTCCTTGACGTGAATCGAGTGAGCACTTGTTCTAGGTACGGCTACGTCCGCTACTACGACACTCGGGCGCAAAGGCGTCCCGTTGCTTTGTATTCTGCAGAAGATCAAATGAGTTTTGCTTGTTTAATTGCAAAAGATCCTTACGTGTACTGCGGCACAACGATGGGTGCACTGAAGGCATTCGACACAAGAAACATGAAAAATTTCGTTCATACTTACAAGGGATTCACAGGAAGTGTAAGCGACTTGGCTTTGGATCATAGCGGGAAGTTCATTGTGTCCGGTAGCTTGGACAGGTACGTCCGCGTTCACCAAACGGACAGTTGCGTTATGTTGTACCAGTGTTACGTGAAATCGAAAGTCACGAGGGTGCTGGTGAGGGATGCGACGGCGGCAGTTGCGAGTAGAGGTGAGGAAGACGACAGCGTTTTAATTGTTGGGGAAGCTAATGGAGATGAGCAGAGCGACGACGACGACGAGTACAATGCTCTGTTCGATCAAATGCCTACGATAAG AGACGCGGAAAAGGATGGAGGTGATGATTTGCAGAGTAAAGTCtccaaaaggaaaagaaaatcaaagacCAACGacgtgaaaaagaagaaaaagcattAA